AATAACAGATACCCAATGGCATAATTTGGTGGCATGGGGAAAAACAGCAGAATTTGCCGAAAACTATCTTAAAAAAGGCAATAAAGTAGCTGTAGATGGCAAGCTTATTAACCGGAATTATGAAGATAAGGAAGGCATTAAGCGCTA
The sequence above is a segment of the Cytophagales bacterium genome. Coding sequences within it:
- a CDS encoding single-stranded DNA-binding protein, giving the protein MKNLKNKVQLIGNLGKDPEVKQLNSGKTVANLSIATSETYKNAEGEKITDTQWHNLVAWGKTAEFAENYLKKGNKVAVDGKLINRNYEDKEGIKR